In Halopseudomonas xinjiangensis, a single genomic region encodes these proteins:
- a CDS encoding CidA/LrgA family protein, producing MLLRGLTWLIVFQLLGTGLNQMFLSFLPGPIIGMVLLLVFLILRGSVGEPIDMAAGGLLKYLPLILVPPAVGVMMYGAEIAEDAWAILGSLVLSFIFTLPLCGWLMQRLIRRQARAPHE from the coding sequence ATGTTGTTGCGCGGTTTGACTTGGCTGATTGTGTTCCAGCTGTTGGGCACTGGCCTGAACCAAATGTTCCTCTCATTCCTCCCGGGTCCCATCATCGGCATGGTTCTGCTGCTGGTCTTCCTCATTCTTCGCGGCAGCGTCGGGGAGCCCATCGATATGGCGGCGGGAGGGCTGCTCAAGTACTTGCCCCTGATTCTGGTGCCTCCAGCGGTGGGCGTGATGATGTACGGTGCGGAAATTGCCGAAGACGCCTGGGCTATCCTGGGCAGTCTGGTACTCTCTTTTATTTTCACATTGCCGTTGTGCGGTTGGCTGATGCAGCGGCTCATCCGTCGGCAGGCGAGGGCGCCGCATGAGTGA
- a CDS encoding LrgB family protein, translating to MSDLLQIGWLAIIEHPLFFIGLTLVAYQLSLVVYERTRLPLLHPVLGSIAILVVVLWLLDVQFPTYRDAVGPLLVLLGPATVALAVPLYLNLRRIRQFFWPILITLLVAGVFATVSVIALGWLLGASPAVLMTLAPKSVTTPIAMLVAEQIGGIAALVAVFVMFTGVLGAVIGPWLLSRCGVSHPAARGMAMGLTAHAVGTARSLEESEEAGAFSALAMSLMGIATAVLLPLAVAAWYWLGG from the coding sequence ATGAGTGATTTGCTGCAGATCGGCTGGCTGGCGATCATCGAGCATCCACTGTTCTTCATCGGCCTGACGTTGGTGGCCTACCAGCTGAGCCTGGTGGTGTACGAACGCACGCGTCTGCCCTTGCTGCACCCGGTGTTGGGATCGATCGCGATCCTCGTCGTTGTGCTCTGGCTGCTCGATGTGCAGTTCCCCACCTACCGCGACGCAGTCGGACCTCTTCTGGTATTGCTGGGGCCGGCAACGGTGGCTCTGGCTGTGCCGTTGTATCTGAACCTGCGAAGGATACGCCAGTTCTTCTGGCCGATCCTGATCACGCTGCTGGTAGCCGGCGTCTTTGCCACGGTCAGTGTGATTGCGCTCGGGTGGCTGCTGGGCGCAAGCCCTGCGGTATTGATGACGCTGGCGCCGAAGTCGGTAACCACGCCAATCGCCATGCTGGTGGCCGAGCAGATCGGCGGCATTGCCGCGCTGGTAGCCGTATTCGTCATGTTCACCGGCGTGCTCGGGGCGGTCATCGGGCCCTGGCTACTGTCGCGCTGCGGTGTCTCGCATCCGGCCGCGCGAGGTATGGCCATGGGCCTGACGGCGCATGCCGTGGGCACGGCTCGGTCTCTGGAAGAGAGCGAGGAGGCAGGCGCGTTCTCCGCACTGGCAATGAGTCTGATGGGGATAGCTACGGCCGTGCTGCTGCCGCTGGCGGTGGCAGCCTGGTATTGGCTCGGCGGTTGA
- a CDS encoding cytochrome ubiquinol oxidase subunit I: MDLDPLLLSRFQFAFVVSFHAIFPVFTIGLASYIAFLETLSFKTGNPAWEQLSKFWVQVFAVVFAMGVVSGIVMSFQFGTNWSNFSYSAANFIGPVLSYEVVTAFFLEAGFLGVLLFGRDRVPKGVHLFAAYMVAIGTFVSAFWILATNSWLHTPDGTELRDGIFHVTSWYDAIFNPSFPYRFTHMAIASFLTGSFVVAGVSAWYLLNGREVEANRKALSMCLWVILILAPTQAVVGDLHGLNTFEHQPMKIAAMEANWETQDKVPLLLFALPDRDLQDNRFEIGIPKLGSLILTHQWDGEVPGLREVSVEDQPPVWIVFYAFRIMVMMGLLMIGFGLAGLWLRRGGRYWRAPWFLQGLRFMSVAPFIAVLAGWVVTEVGRAPWLVYDIVRHEEGLTPSLTGGMALFTLIGYIAVYAAIFGAGLYYLFGVLQAGIYVEDPRLSDHADQAERPMRPLSATHVRFEHENKEH; the protein is encoded by the coding sequence ATGGATTTGGATCCGTTACTGCTGTCACGCTTCCAGTTCGCCTTCGTGGTCTCGTTCCACGCGATTTTTCCGGTCTTTACCATCGGTCTTGCCTCGTATATCGCCTTCCTGGAAACCCTGTCGTTCAAGACCGGCAATCCGGCCTGGGAGCAATTGTCCAAGTTCTGGGTGCAAGTCTTCGCCGTGGTATTCGCCATGGGCGTAGTGTCGGGCATCGTCATGTCGTTCCAGTTTGGCACCAACTGGAGCAACTTCTCCTACTCGGCCGCCAACTTCATCGGACCGGTACTCAGTTACGAGGTGGTGACCGCGTTTTTCCTCGAGGCCGGTTTTCTTGGCGTGTTGCTGTTTGGGCGAGACCGCGTACCCAAGGGGGTGCACCTGTTCGCTGCCTACATGGTTGCGATTGGCACCTTCGTCTCGGCTTTCTGGATTCTCGCCACCAATAGCTGGCTACATACGCCGGACGGCACCGAGTTGCGCGATGGCATCTTCCATGTGACCTCCTGGTATGACGCGATCTTCAACCCCTCTTTCCCGTATCGCTTCACGCACATGGCGATTGCTTCGTTTCTCACCGGCTCCTTCGTGGTGGCTGGCGTCAGCGCCTGGTATCTGCTCAACGGGCGAGAGGTCGAAGCCAACCGCAAGGCACTGTCGATGTGCCTGTGGGTGATACTGATTCTGGCGCCGACCCAGGCGGTGGTTGGCGACCTGCACGGCCTGAACACCTTCGAACATCAGCCGATGAAGATCGCGGCGATGGAGGCGAACTGGGAAACCCAGGACAAGGTTCCGCTGTTGCTGTTCGCCCTGCCTGACCGGGACCTGCAGGACAACCGTTTCGAAATCGGCATTCCCAAGCTCGGCAGCCTGATTCTTACCCACCAGTGGGACGGCGAGGTCCCGGGGCTGCGCGAAGTGTCGGTGGAAGATCAGCCCCCCGTGTGGATCGTGTTCTACGCGTTTCGCATCATGGTGATGATGGGGCTGCTGATGATCGGCTTCGGTCTGGCCGGGCTATGGCTGCGTCGCGGCGGTCGTTACTGGCGCGCTCCGTGGTTCCTGCAGGGGCTGCGATTCATGAGTGTGGCCCCCTTCATTGCGGTGCTCGCAGGCTGGGTCGTGACCGAGGTCGGTCGGGCGCCCTGGCTGGTGTACGACATCGTGCGCCACGAGGAAGGCCTGACGCCCTCACTCACAGGCGGCATGGCGTTGTTCACGCTGATCGGTTACATCGCGGTCTACGCGGCGATCTTCGGCGCGGGTCTGTACTACCTGTTTGGGGTGCTGCAGGCGGGCATCTACGTCGAGGATCCGAGGCTGTCCGATCATGCAGACCAGGCCGAGCGACCGATGCGGCCGCTGTCGGCGACTCACGTTCGCTTCGAACATGAGAACAAGGAGCACTGA
- the cydB gene encoding cytochrome d ubiquinol oxidase subunit II: MENFDLSMIWAVIISFAVIMYVLMDGFDLGVGILFMFAPDEDARDVMMNSVAPIWDGNETWLVLGGVGLLAAFPLVYSILLPALYIGVFLMLAGLIFRGVAFEFRFKARSSRYLWNWAFAGGSFLAAFAQGAVVGTYIQGYETEGLVYSGGPLDWLTPFTVVTGIGLVAGYALLGCTWIILKSEGYIQAWAYRLAPWLLLAVLLVFVVISAWTPLVDPAAYERWFADVRWIWIFPILAGLSAVQILRSVFKRQQAWPFLATMSMFAATYFALLWTRWPYVIPPNFTLWDAASAPESQLFLLIGVLFVIPIILMYTAWAYWVFRGKVRVGEGYHH; encoded by the coding sequence ATGGAAAATTTCGATCTGTCGATGATCTGGGCCGTGATCATTTCCTTTGCGGTGATCATGTATGTGCTGATGGACGGGTTCGATCTGGGTGTGGGCATCCTATTCATGTTCGCGCCCGATGAGGACGCCCGCGACGTGATGATGAACTCGGTGGCGCCGATCTGGGATGGCAACGAGACCTGGCTGGTGCTGGGTGGCGTAGGGCTTCTGGCAGCCTTCCCGCTGGTGTACTCGATCCTCCTTCCGGCGTTGTATATAGGCGTTTTCCTGATGCTTGCCGGGTTGATCTTCCGCGGAGTCGCCTTCGAATTCCGTTTCAAGGCGCGCAGTTCGCGGTATCTCTGGAACTGGGCTTTCGCTGGTGGTTCCTTTTTGGCGGCGTTCGCTCAAGGTGCGGTGGTAGGAACCTACATTCAAGGTTACGAAACGGAAGGGTTGGTTTATTCGGGAGGCCCGCTCGACTGGCTTACGCCGTTCACAGTGGTCACCGGGATCGGACTGGTTGCGGGCTATGCGCTGCTTGGCTGCACCTGGATCATTCTCAAGAGTGAGGGTTACATCCAGGCATGGGCTTACCGACTGGCACCCTGGCTATTGCTGGCGGTGCTCCTGGTGTTCGTGGTCATCAGCGCCTGGACTCCGCTGGTGGACCCGGCCGCCTACGAGCGCTGGTTCGCTGATGTGCGCTGGATCTGGATATTCCCGATTCTGGCCGGCCTGAGCGCGGTACAGATCCTGCGCAGCGTGTTCAAGCGGCAACAGGCGTGGCCGTTCCTGGCGACCATGAGCATGTTCGCGGCGACTTATTTCGCCCTGCTCTGGACCCGCTGGCCTTACGTCATCCCGCCGAATTTCACGCTGTGGGATGCGGCGTCGGCGCCCGAGTCGCAGCTGTTCCTGCTGATCGGGGTGCTGTTCGTCATACCTATCATCCTGATGTACACCGCCTGGGCTTACTGGGTATTCCGCGGCAAGGTCCGGGTGGGTGAAGGCTATCACCATTGA
- the cydD gene encoding thiol reductant ABC exporter subunit CydD, producing the protein MKAITIDRQRRARARQWLQRYQRPVRSWLLGALAAALCNVVATVLQLGLMAWLIQRILVDQVSVSQLLKPAMALACAVLLRALSQALHDYCAQRASARVRQQVRFDLLQRWAVAGPVGLAGRSSATLANHWIEQVQALDGYYARFATQQWLALAGPLLIGLVVLWQDWVAALFLFLAGPLIPLFMALVGMSAERLSQQHVLEAGRLAGHFLDRVRSLTTLQLFGQVPAAVADVRAAADRYRRINMRTLRVAFLSSAVLEFFAAAAIAVVAMYIGFGLLGYIDFGPAGELTLFSGLFILLLAPEFFQPLRTLAQHYHDRAAALGAADTFADFEREGDDPQTVSAGSATAPQAWAQQVRVDALGLSYPGRGRVLDGVELHVQRGEVVALVGPSGSGKSSLLHCLAGFVTPDTGSITVFGKPAGSLPVAWLDQRPLLIQGSWADNLRFTAPDARPQAMRAALDAAGLTDLLDQQAAGLDAPLGEQGRGLSGGQARRLALARAWLIRSDLVLLDEPTAGLDETSQQPVIEAIARLAASGRTVIVATHHPALMTVADRCLRVEQGHLYHA; encoded by the coding sequence GTGAAGGCTATCACCATTGACCGCCAGCGCCGCGCTCGTGCGCGGCAATGGTTACAGCGCTACCAGCGCCCGGTCAGATCATGGTTGCTCGGCGCGCTCGCTGCGGCGTTATGCAACGTCGTCGCCACGGTGCTGCAGCTGGGGCTGATGGCCTGGCTGATCCAGCGCATTCTGGTTGATCAGGTCTCGGTATCGCAGCTGCTGAAGCCGGCGATGGCCCTGGCTTGCGCGGTGTTGTTGCGAGCGCTGAGCCAGGCGCTGCATGACTATTGCGCCCAGCGGGCGAGTGCCAGGGTGCGTCAACAGGTCCGCTTCGATTTGCTGCAACGCTGGGCCGTAGCCGGGCCGGTCGGGCTCGCTGGCCGCTCTAGCGCAACCCTGGCCAACCACTGGATAGAACAGGTCCAGGCTCTGGACGGCTATTACGCCCGATTCGCCACCCAGCAGTGGCTGGCGCTCGCCGGTCCGCTACTGATCGGTCTGGTCGTGCTCTGGCAGGACTGGGTCGCCGCGCTATTCCTGTTTCTCGCAGGGCCGCTGATCCCCCTGTTCATGGCTCTGGTAGGGATGAGCGCCGAACGGCTCAGCCAGCAACATGTGCTTGAGGCAGGGCGGCTGGCAGGGCACTTTCTTGACCGCGTACGTAGCCTGACCACGCTGCAGCTGTTCGGCCAGGTGCCAGCCGCGGTTGCAGACGTTCGAGCCGCTGCTGACCGCTATCGGCGAATCAATATGCGCACTCTGCGGGTGGCATTCCTGTCCTCGGCGGTTCTGGAGTTCTTTGCCGCAGCCGCCATCGCCGTGGTGGCGATGTACATCGGCTTCGGCCTGCTCGGCTATATCGACTTCGGCCCGGCCGGAGAGCTCACGCTGTTCTCAGGGCTGTTCATTCTGTTGCTGGCGCCCGAATTCTTCCAGCCGTTGCGTACGCTTGCCCAGCACTACCATGATCGCGCGGCTGCTTTGGGCGCTGCCGATACCTTTGCCGACTTCGAACGGGAGGGCGATGATCCGCAAACCGTATCGGCTGGCTCCGCAACCGCGCCGCAAGCCTGGGCGCAGCAAGTGCGTGTCGATGCCCTGGGATTAAGTTATCCGGGCCGCGGCAGAGTACTGGACGGCGTCGAGCTGCACGTTCAGCGCGGCGAGGTGGTTGCACTGGTCGGACCGTCCGGTTCGGGCAAGTCGAGCCTGTTGCACTGTCTCGCTGGGTTCGTCACGCCGGATACTGGCTCGATCACCGTGTTCGGCAAGCCGGCCGGTTCGTTGCCGGTCGCCTGGCTGGATCAGCGTCCCTTGCTGATCCAGGGTAGCTGGGCGGATAACCTGCGCTTTACGGCGCCGGATGCACGGCCGCAGGCGATGCGCGCTGCGCTGGACGCTGCCGGGCTGACCGACCTGCTCGATCAGCAGGCGGCCGGTCTCGATGCGCCGCTTGGCGAACAGGGTCGCGGTCTGTCGGGAGGGCAGGCCAGGCGCCTGGCCCTGGCCCGCGCCTGGCTGATCCGATCCGATCTGGTGCTGCTTGATGAACCCACCGCCGGACTCGACGAGACCAGTCAGCAACCGGTCATCGAAGCCATCGCTCGCCTGGCTGCCAGCGGCCGTACCGTGATAGTTGCCACTCACCATCCTGCACTGATGACCGTCGCAGATCGCTGCCTACGCGTTGAGCAGGGGCATCTGTACCATGCGTGA
- the cydC gene encoding thiol reductant ABC exporter subunit CydC, producing the protein MRDIWPWVQLILVRRVRLAVGALLMALTIAGGIGLLALSGWFITATGLTALLWASGTRTPFDVYIPGGGIRFFALTRTLSRYAERLYNHDTVLRLLADLRTAHFSAMSKLDAATLARWRSAQWLNRLTADIDALDNLYLRLLAPPLVALLGVVGISLLIGWYQPRSALWVAAALIALLMLNTLGVAWWTRRLGASQVERVDTLRSEAVEHVQGLAELTAAGARLSHQSRLLRISAASLAEEQGLRGRTALVQAASTVVMQGAALGVLFGALLAYRDGALSGPVAVMLTLAVMGLAEAFAGLPAAFAMFGATRRAAQRLNEQRRVQSSLVDPGGAAAPSAGLPDLSFEDVCVAHAGIQALTLMVEPGERLAIIGPSGCGKSTLADLAARLIDPDHGRLCSGGVSLRDLSLDSWRERVGYLTQRTELMHDSIAANLWLARPDASFERLWSVLELVELGDAVEGFADGILTWAGESGRQLSGGEARRVALARVLLKDSPFVILDEPFSGLDEATAERIRNNLEPWLAGRTVLMFAHAAEALPHADRQLSWSQLNRR; encoded by the coding sequence ATGCGTGACATCTGGCCGTGGGTACAGCTCATACTCGTCCGGCGGGTGCGCCTGGCCGTCGGAGCGCTGCTCATGGCGCTGACCATCGCCGGTGGCATCGGTCTGCTGGCCTTGTCCGGCTGGTTCATCACCGCAACCGGCCTGACGGCGTTGCTCTGGGCAAGCGGCACCCGGACGCCGTTCGATGTCTACATACCCGGCGGCGGAATCCGCTTCTTCGCGCTTACTCGGACGCTGTCCCGCTACGCCGAGCGCCTATACAACCACGACACCGTGCTGCGGCTGCTCGCCGATCTGCGAACAGCGCACTTCAGCGCCATGAGCAAGCTTGACGCCGCGACACTGGCGCGCTGGCGATCAGCGCAGTGGCTGAACCGGCTGACTGCGGATATCGATGCGCTGGACAACCTCTATCTGCGTCTGTTGGCGCCACCGCTGGTTGCCTTGCTGGGCGTCGTCGGCATATCGCTCCTGATCGGCTGGTATCAGCCCCGTTCCGCTCTGTGGGTCGCTGCGGCTCTGATTGCGCTGCTGATGTTGAATACGCTCGGAGTCGCCTGGTGGACCCGGCGTCTCGGCGCGAGCCAGGTCGAGCGGGTCGACACCCTGCGCAGTGAGGCGGTGGAGCATGTCCAAGGCCTGGCGGAGCTGACAGCGGCGGGTGCCCGGCTCAGTCATCAATCCCGTCTGCTGCGCATCAGCGCTGCCAGCCTCGCCGAGGAGCAGGGGCTGCGCGGCCGCACGGCGCTGGTTCAGGCTGCATCGACCGTCGTCATGCAGGGCGCGGCATTGGGCGTGTTGTTCGGCGCCTTGCTGGCCTATCGTGATGGTGCGCTGAGTGGTCCGGTCGCGGTGATGCTGACGTTGGCGGTAATGGGGCTGGCCGAAGCCTTTGCCGGCTTGCCGGCCGCCTTCGCCATGTTCGGCGCGACCCGGCGCGCTGCGCAACGCCTCAACGAGCAGCGGCGGGTGCAGTCGAGTCTGGTCGATCCCGGCGGTGCTGCCGCACCATCGGCCGGACTTCCCGACCTGTCCTTCGAGGACGTCTGCGTTGCGCATGCCGGGATCCAAGCCTTGACCCTAATGGTCGAGCCAGGCGAGCGGCTGGCTATCATCGGGCCCTCCGGCTGCGGCAAATCGACCCTCGCTGATCTCGCTGCGCGGCTGATCGATCCCGATCACGGCAGGCTGTGCTCGGGCGGCGTATCGCTGCGCGACCTGTCCCTGGATAGCTGGCGTGAACGGGTCGGTTATCTGACCCAGCGCACCGAGCTGATGCACGACAGCATCGCAGCGAACCTGTGGCTCGCTCGGCCTGATGCCTCTTTCGAACGACTCTGGTCGGTACTTGAGCTGGTCGAGCTCGGCGATGCGGTGGAAGGATTCGCCGACGGCATTCTCACTTGGGCAGGCGAGTCTGGCCGACAACTGTCCGGCGGCGAGGCGCGGCGCGTTGCGCTGGCGAGAGTACTGCTCAAGGATTCGCCCTTCGTTATTCTCGATGAGCCGTTCAGCGGTCTCGACGAGGCGACAGCAGAGCGTATACGCAACAACCTCGAACCCTGGCTGGCGGGGCGCACCGTACTGATGTTCGCCCATGCTGCCGAAGCGCTGCCGCACGCCGACCGGCAGCTCAGCTGGAGCCAGCTGAACCGCCGCTAG
- a CDS encoding carboxyl transferase domain-containing protein: MPFERLLIANRGEIAIRIARAAAELDIPTVAVYAEDDAQSLHVRKADVAHALTGRGAAAYLDIDQLIAVARESHCDALHPGYGFLSESSELARRCAEAGITFVGPSPEVLDLFGDKSRARQLAIEIGVPLGLGTNQATSLDEARRFMEDHGGRPVMLKALAGGGGRGMRAVHNPGELDEAYARCSSEARSAFGSGDLYVERLIENARHIEVQVIGDGKSVAHVWERECTLQRRNQKVLEIAPSPTLGAELRQRLLDAALQLAGSAGYRGLGTFEFLVDDDTHQFVFMEANPRVQVEHTVTEAVTGLDLVQIQLRLAGGATLADLKLEQQHIPAPRGYAIQLRVNLETMAADASTKPSGGTLAVYEPPSGPGIRVDGYGYSGYTTSPSFDSLLAKLIVHADADFAGVLRRAYRALCEFRLEGVASNLAFLRNLVQHPSVQANQVNTRFIETHAASLVADSEHQDLFFSRSADSADAQQKIDAPAGTVALAAPVQGVLVSLAVSEGDAVAPGQPIAVLESMKMEFVVKAEQGGIIRALPVEPGASLFEGSPLAFVEPAEVAAGEVQSEESVDLDHIRADLDELLQRRADLTDERRPEAVAKRRKTGQRTARENLADLLDDGSFMEYGGFALAAQRTRRSHEDLLKMSPADGLITGIGTVNAEHFGAEAARCMAMSYDYTVFAGTQGVMNHKKTDRMLELAEQWRLPLVFFTEGGGGRPGDIDKVGVAGLDCTTFMRMARLSGQVPLVGVVSGRCFAGNAALLGCCDVIIATENATIGMAGPAMIEGGGLGRYTPEEVGPTSMHGPNGVVDMVVPDEAEATRVAKQYLSYFQGDLPGGECADQRRLRHLIPENRLRVYDIRQVIETLADNGSVLELRRQFAPGLITALVRINGKAFGLIANNPMHLGGAIDAVAGDKAARFMQLCQAHGLPMVSLCDTPGFMVGPDSERQATVRHVSRMFVTAASLKIPFFTVVLRKGYGLGAQAMAAGSFHAPMFTIGWPSSEFGAMGLEGAVRLGYAKELAAIEDEGERQKLFEKLVAELYQRGKGLSMASFLEIDAVIDPVETRDWLLRGLSSAPPESLQRGLRPFVDTW; the protein is encoded by the coding sequence ATGCCATTTGAACGCTTGCTGATCGCCAACCGCGGCGAAATCGCCATCCGCATCGCCCGCGCTGCGGCCGAGCTGGATATTCCCACTGTGGCGGTTTACGCCGAAGACGACGCCCAGTCGCTGCACGTGCGCAAGGCTGATGTCGCACACGCTCTGACGGGCCGGGGCGCAGCCGCCTATCTGGACATAGACCAACTGATCGCGGTGGCACGCGAGAGCCACTGCGACGCACTGCATCCGGGCTACGGCTTTCTCAGCGAAAGCAGCGAGTTGGCGCGGCGCTGCGCCGAGGCCGGCATTACCTTTGTCGGCCCGTCACCCGAGGTGCTCGACCTGTTTGGCGACAAGTCACGTGCCCGGCAACTGGCAATCGAAATCGGCGTACCGCTGGGTCTGGGGACTAACCAGGCCACCAGCCTGGACGAGGCGCGGCGATTCATGGAAGACCACGGCGGCCGGCCGGTCATGCTCAAGGCGCTGGCCGGGGGCGGCGGTCGCGGCATGCGCGCCGTTCACAACCCTGGCGAACTGGACGAGGCCTATGCCCGCTGCAGCTCGGAGGCGCGCTCGGCCTTCGGCTCAGGCGACCTATATGTCGAGCGGCTGATCGAGAATGCCCGGCACATTGAGGTTCAGGTCATTGGCGACGGCAAGTCAGTCGCGCACGTCTGGGAGCGGGAATGCACGCTGCAGCGGCGCAATCAGAAAGTACTGGAGATTGCACCGAGCCCGACGCTGGGAGCCGAGCTTCGCCAGAGGCTGTTGGACGCCGCCCTGCAGCTCGCCGGATCCGCTGGATATCGCGGGCTCGGCACCTTCGAGTTTCTGGTCGACGACGACACCCACCAGTTCGTGTTCATGGAAGCCAACCCGCGCGTTCAGGTCGAGCACACGGTGACCGAAGCGGTGACCGGGCTGGATCTGGTGCAAATCCAGCTGCGTCTGGCTGGCGGCGCGACCCTGGCCGACTTGAAACTTGAGCAACAGCACATTCCTGCGCCGCGTGGCTATGCCATTCAGCTTCGCGTCAATCTCGAGACCATGGCCGCCGATGCCAGCACCAAACCTTCAGGTGGCACGCTGGCCGTCTACGAACCACCGAGCGGCCCCGGCATCCGTGTCGACGGCTACGGCTACAGCGGCTACACCACCAGCCCCAGCTTCGACTCGCTGCTGGCCAAGCTGATCGTGCATGCCGATGCCGACTTTGCCGGCGTGTTGCGCCGCGCCTATCGCGCGCTATGCGAATTTCGGTTGGAAGGCGTTGCGAGCAACCTGGCGTTCCTGCGCAACCTGGTGCAACACCCCTCGGTCCAGGCCAATCAGGTCAATACCCGCTTTATCGAAACCCATGCGGCTTCCCTGGTGGCCGATTCGGAACATCAGGATCTGTTCTTCAGCCGCTCCGCCGATAGCGCGGACGCACAACAGAAGATCGACGCTCCGGCCGGCACCGTAGCGCTTGCCGCACCGGTTCAGGGCGTTCTGGTCAGTCTGGCAGTAAGCGAAGGTGACGCCGTCGCGCCCGGCCAGCCGATCGCTGTGTTGGAGTCGATGAAGATGGAGTTCGTGGTCAAGGCCGAACAGGGCGGGATCATTCGAGCCTTGCCGGTCGAACCGGGCGCCAGCCTGTTCGAAGGCAGCCCGCTGGCCTTTGTCGAGCCGGCCGAGGTGGCCGCCGGAGAGGTACAGAGCGAAGAAAGTGTCGACCTCGATCATATTCGCGCCGACCTGGATGAACTGCTTCAGCGCCGCGCCGACCTCACCGACGAGCGCCGCCCGGAAGCCGTCGCCAAGCGCCGCAAGACCGGTCAACGCACCGCCCGGGAGAACCTGGCCGATCTGCTCGATGACGGCAGCTTCATGGAATACGGCGGCTTCGCCCTGGCCGCCCAGCGCACCCGCCGCAGCCATGAGGACCTTTTGAAGATGAGTCCGGCTGACGGACTCATCACCGGCATCGGCACGGTCAACGCCGAGCACTTCGGTGCCGAAGCCGCACGCTGCATGGCGATGAGTTACGACTACACGGTATTCGCCGGCACCCAGGGCGTGATGAACCACAAGAAGACCGACCGCATGCTCGAGCTGGCCGAGCAGTGGCGCTTGCCGCTGGTGTTCTTCACCGAAGGCGGCGGCGGCCGGCCGGGGGACATCGACAAGGTCGGCGTGGCCGGGCTCGACTGCACCACCTTCATGCGTATGGCCCGGCTCAGCGGGCAGGTTCCGCTGGTCGGTGTGGTTTCCGGTCGCTGCTTCGCCGGCAATGCGGCGCTGCTCGGTTGTTGCGATGTGATCATCGCTACCGAAAACGCCACCATCGGCATGGCCGGGCCGGCGATGATCGAAGGCGGCGGACTGGGTCGCTACACACCAGAAGAAGTGGGCCCCACCAGCATGCACGGGCCCAACGGCGTCGTGGACATGGTGGTGCCGGACGAGGCCGAAGCCACCCGCGTGGCCAAGCAATATCTTTCCTATTTCCAGGGCGACCTGCCCGGCGGCGAATGCGCGGATCAACGCCGCCTGCGCCATCTGATTCCGGAGAATCGCCTGCGAGTTTACGACATCCGGCAGGTCATCGAGACCCTGGCCGACAACGGCTCGGTACTTGAGCTGCGCCGTCAGTTCGCGCCGGGATTGATCACCGCGCTGGTGCGTATCAACGGCAAAGCCTTCGGCCTGATCGCTAACAACCCCATGCACCTCGGCGGCGCCATTGATGCCGTTGCCGGTGACAAGGCCGCGCGCTTCATGCAGCTGTGTCAGGCTCACGGGTTGCCAATGGTCTCGCTTTGCGACACGCCCGGCTTCATGGTCGGCCCGGATTCCGAGCGCCAGGCCACGGTACGCCATGTCTCGCGCATGTTCGTCACCGCCGCCAGCCTGAAGATTCCGTTCTTCACCGTGGTGCTGCGCAAAGGCTATGGGTTGGGCGCCCAGGCGATGGCAGCCGGTAGCTTCCATGCGCCGATGTTCACCATCGGCTGGCCGAGCAGCGAGTTCGGGGCCATGGGACTGGAAGGCGCCGTGCGCCTGGGCTATGCCAAGGAGCTGGCGGCTATCGAGGACGAAGGCGAGCGGCAGAAGCTGTTCGAGAAGCTGGTTGCCGAACTCTATCAGCGCGGCAAAGGCTTGAGCATGGCCAGCTTCCTGGAGATCGACGCCGTCATCGATCCGGTCGAGACGCGCGACTGGCTGCTGCGCGGGCTCAGTTCGGCACCGCCAGAGTCGTTGCAACGCGGCCTGCGACCATTCGTCGATACCTGGTAG